CGGCAGCCACAATCCAGGCCGGCGGCTTCCGGAACAATCCAGATCCGGGAAAGACATGAAATGTCATCTGACGGACGCCGGTAAACTCCCTCCTCTCCACCTTGCAGCCAATGTTGCCCAACAGGCCGGTCAACAGGGATTGATGAATCTCGGCATAACCGGCTGGCACCTCGTTGATGAGAATTCCACTCTCCTTGAGCTGCCGGGTCAACTGCTGGTGAATCTCCTGCCATTCGCGCACCCGGAACGGCGCAAGAAAGGCCTCCTTCAAAAACTGGCGAAATTTGCGTTTGGATTTGGCCTGGGCTGCCCCCTGTTCAATGAATGCCCAGAGTTTCAGGAGGGTCATGAAATCGGACTGGGGATCCTGAAACTGCCGATGAAAATTGTCGGCCTTGTCGCGGGATTCATGGGGGCGTTCCCGGGGATCCTGCACGTGCAGGGCGGCGGCGATGATCAGGACTTCCGCCAGGGCAGCCAGCTTTTGTCCGGCCAGAAGCATGCGCCCCAGACGCGGATCGATGGGCAGTTTGGCCAATTGCCGACCGGTTTCGGTCAGCCGTTCGGCATTGTCGATGGCCCCCAGCTCGCGCAGCAGGCGCAAACCATCGCGGATGGCCTTGGGGTTGGGTCGGTCCACAAACGGAAACCGGTCGGCTGGCCCCAGGTCCAGATCCTTCATGCGCAGGATGACCGCCGCCAGGGAGGAACGCAAAATTTCCGGTTCGGTAAAACGGGGCCGATGGTTGAAATCCTCCTCGGAATAAAGACGGATACAGACACCGGGAGAAAGACGCCCGCAACGTCCCTTGCGCTGATCGGCAGCGGATTGGGAAATTTTTTCGATGGGCAATCGCTGGATGCGGCTCCGGCCACTGAAACGGCTGATGCGGGCCAGACCCGTATCCACCACATGACGAATGCCGGGCACAGTGATCGAGGTTTCGGCCACATTGGTGGCCAGAACAATCCGCAGCCGGTTGGAAGGCTCGAAAATCCGGTTTTGTTCGGTCGTGGAGAGACGGGCAAAAAGCGGCAATATTTCCGTCTGGGGAGGATGGTGCTTGCGCATGGCTTCGGCCAGCTCCCGGATTTCCCGCTCGCCCGGCAGAAAAACCAGAATATCACCCTCCGGCTGCAAGGCGGCCAACTCATCGACCGCCGTCAGGATGGCCTGTTCCAGATCGGGTTCGTCGTCGGCGTTCTCTTCGATGGGGCGTTCGACCGGACGATACCGCACCTCCACCGGATAGGTACGGCCACTGACCTCCACAATGGGAGCGTTCTGAAAATGCCTGGAAAATTTTTCCGTATCCAGCGTCGCGGAACTGATGATGATTTTCAGGTCGGGACGCCGGGGCAGCAGGCGCTTGACGTAGCCGATCAGAAAATCGACATTCAATCCCCGTTCATGGGCCTCGTCGATGACCAGGGCGTCATACTGGGTCAGCAGCGGGTCGGAACGGGTTTCTGCCAAGAGAATTCCGTCGGTCATGATTTTCAGGCAGGCATCCGGCCCGACGCGATCACTGAAGCGAATCTTGAACCCGACCAGCCTGCCGATCTCGGTTTTCAAATCCCGGGCCAGATAGGCAGCGATGGTGCGAGCCGCAATGCGCCGGGGCTGGGTCACCCCGATCATGCCCGCCACCCCCAGCCCCAGTTCCAGGCAGATTTTGGGAATCTGGGTGGTTTTGCCGGAACCGGTTTCGCCGCTCAGGACAATCACCTGATGTTGTCGAATCAGGCGGGCAATCTCCTCCCGGCGTTGGGCCACGGGGAGTTCCTGGGGAAATTCCGGGTGGGGAAGCCGCTGCGCCCGCAATTCCAGGCGTTCCCGGGCGTTGGCCACGGCACGGGCCAACCGACCCAACTGTTCCGGATCCACAGACTCACCACGCCGCAGCCTCTGAACCATCCCCTGAAGTCGGCGCTGAAAATGCAAACGGTCGCCGATCATGCACCGGGGCAGCTCCCCGAACAGACGGTTCAGGGTATCTTGCAAGTTATCCACGGAATTCCAAGCCTGGGTTGATGATGCAAATGATTGAGCAAGTGTCTGAAGTTTACCACAGTTCATCACCTGTTGGCCATTTGATTTCCAAAAATTTCTGGAAATGGCGGGCGGACGGGGCCAAAATTAATTATTAAATAGACTTGTCGCCTGCTGACAGATGGTGGAAAATAGATGGGTGTTGAATCGGGGCGCGTGTCAGTCTCAGAATCAGATTGCCGAGAGTTGTAAACTGGGCAAAAACAAAACAAGCAGCCCTGTTGAATTGACAATGGCGTCTGGTGAGTTCCGTTCTGACCGTTGCCATCAACCTGTCTTACAATGTGGAGGGAATGTCATGATCAGAGGAGTGCGTCAATACTGGTTGTTGGGAGCTTTGGCCGCTGGATTGTTTGCCTCTGCCCCGGCCATGGCCGAGGGAGAACCCGCCGCGGATGGCAAACCCCTGGGGGCTGAAGTGGCCGCCAAGGAACAAGCCTATGCCAAGGGAGTGACCATTCCTCCCTTCAAGTTGGGTGGCATCGAGATCAAGCAGGACCGCTCCAAAGGCGTGCCGGACGATTTCAAGGATCCGGCATCCCGCAAGTGCAAACCGTTCTGCGCCCAGCCGGAAACCATCGAAGGGGCCACCACCGTCAAGGTTGAGGATTTTGCCAAAATGGCCGATGACATCAACGCCGGTAAAATCGTCATCGTGGACATGCGCACCCCGGACTGGTACGCCAAGGGAACCCTCCACGGTGCCATCAACATTCCCTACAGCGATCTGACCGGTGCCGAAACCAAGGCCAAAGCCAAACTGAAAAAAGTGGAAGGCAAAGATGTCATCGCCTTCTGCAATGGCTGGTGGTGCGGCCAAAGCCCAACGGGCATCAAAGCCATGGAAACCCTCGGTTACAAAGGAAAAATCTACTGGTTCCGGGGCGGAAACCAGGATTGGGTTGATGCCGGTCTGGAGTTCCACAAACCATAACCATCGGTTGCAGTCAAGTGACGGCACATATGATCTTCCCCCGGTGGCTGCCAGCCACCGTGGGGAGGGTAGTGTTCGGGTTTATAATTATTAATTTTTATTAAATTTTTAAGGTTTTCAAGGCTTCAATTCGGCATTGAGGGTGGCAAAGGCTCGATCTTTCCCGAGAAGGACAATTGAGACATGAAGAAATTCTTCGCGAGTCTGCGTTTCAAGACCTTGTTGTGGATGATGACGTTGTTTTCGTTCATTATTTTTATTGGCGTGATCGGGTTCAACTACAACTCCATCGGGGTTGTCAATCATCTCTACACGGATTTGTTGCAGGGTCCCATTCAAGCCAAGGAAAAATGGGACATGCTGGGCAGTCATATCCAGGAAGCCGAACGCAACCGTCTCAAATATATGCAGGAACAACAAGCGGGAATCCTGGACCGGGCCAGATCCTTGCTCACGGATGCCAAGGAAGATGCCGCTTCGATGGGTCAGAGCGGCCAGGAAACCGTCCAATTGATCCAGCAGTACGAGGAGAATTTTCTTGCCATGGTGCGCAATCTGGAAGCGAACCGTACCTCCAGGCAGGAAATGTTGAAAGTGCGCAACAAGATGGAATCCCTGATCTATGATGCGGAAAAACCGGCTCTCGAAACAGCCCTGAGCGAGTTTTTGCTCGTGGAAATGACATATTTTGCCGACCGCAAGCCCGAACAGGTCAAATCCATCCTGGTCCTGCTGGACAGATTTTTGCGGGATACCGCCGGTACGGCCAGTGCCAAGGAGATGGGAGATGCCAATGCAACCTACCGGAAAATATTCATCTCCATTGTGGACAATCATGCCGGTGTCCTGAAAATTTCCCGTGACATGGAGAGTTTCGCAGATGCCATCATCGAACAGGTCAAAAAACAGATGGAGGTTGCCAGAACCTCTGTATCCAACGCCTCGACTCTGGCATTGAATAAAACCCACACGGCCCAGAATCACGCCCTGATCTGGACTTCCCTGGGGGTGATTCTGGCCCTGATCATTGCGCGCATATTCGAGCGCACCATTCACCGTCAACTGGGGTGCGATCCCCTGCAATTGGCCAAGGTGGCCCGTTACGTTTCCGTAGGCAATCTGCGCGAGGTATCCCTGGCCGGTGGCTGCCAGAGCAATTTCGGGATCGATTATGACTTGCGCCTCATGTCGAACCGGTTGACCGAAATTGTTTCAAAAATCAGAGCAGCGGCTGACAACTCCACGAGTGGCAGCCATGAACTCTCCCAGACATCGGCGGAAATGTCGGAAGGTGCGGCAACCCAGGCGGAATTCATCAAACAAACCACGGCAGCCATGAATACCATGACCGGGCAGATCCGGCAGAATGCCGACAACGCCGTGCAGACCGAAAAAATTGCCATGCAGGTCGCCCAGGAGGCCACCCGAAGCGGCGAAGCGGTGGAAAAAGCCGTTGATGCCATGAAAAAAATTGCCGGAAAAACGACCGTAATCGAAGAAATTTCCAGGCAAACCAATTTGTTGGCTCTGAATGCCGCCATCGAGGCCGCTCGCGCCGGAGAGCATGGCAAGGGATTCGCGGTGGTCGCCGCCGAAGTGCGCAAACTGGCCGAAAACAGTCAGGCTGCCGCCGGAGAAATCGGCAGACTCTCCAGTGAAACCATGGGCATTTCGGAAGATGCCGGCAAACTGATCCGGCAACTTTTGCCGACAATTCACAAGACGGCGGATCTGGTCAAGGAAATCTCCTCGTCCAGCTCGGAGCAACGCCAGGGGGCCGATCAGATCAACCACTCCATGCACTCCCTCGAAGAAGTGATCCAGCGCAACGCCGAAGCCGCGCACACAATCGCCGAAACAGCCCGGGAACTGACCCACGAAGCCGATATTCTGCATGAGGCCATCACCTTCTTCAAATTGTAGGGTGCGGTTGCCGGGGTGAATCGTACTGGCGTGGAGATCACGATCGGATTGATGTGAGTTGGGTTGGTGCAGGCAAAAAGTTGGGGCAGTGGGGTTGGCATTGGCATGGAGCGGGCAGGAGGGATTGACGAAGAAAAAATGGCGTAAAAATTGCTTTATTTTCCTGAAGCAAAATTTCTGTGTCATGGTTTTTGCACAGGTATTGACGGCTCGTCTTGCAGAGAACCCGCAGAAATTTTTCAATGACCCTCTCAAATGGCTCGAACACAGGAAAACTCAACAAGGTGAACGCCATGCAAGAAACACTTCGGGACGGACTCTCTGCCGTCATAATCGGTCGTAACGAGGAAAATTTTTTACCAAGAACTTTGCCTCCTCTGCTCGATGTCGCAGATGAAATCATCTTCGTCGATACGGGATCTGACGACCGCACTATGGATATTGCCGAAGAATTTGGGTGCAAAATTTTTCGCCAACCCTGGCAGGACGATTTTTCCGTTCCCAAAAATTTTGGGATTGATCGGGCCAGACACAGTTGGATCCTGAATGTGGATTGTGACGAAGCCCTGGATACCCAACCCAAAACCCGGGATAAATTTGCGGAAAAATGCCTCGGTGATGCCGAAGGCAAACCGGTTTTCATCATCCATATTGACAATCTGCTGGCCAATGGTACGGTCAAACGCCAGGATGCCATGCGCTTGTTCCGCAATGATCCCCGGATTCGATTCCAGAATCCGATCCACGAATCGGTGTGCAATTCGGTCTACCAGAACTGGCCTGAATTCAGGCCCGAAAAACTCGATATGCGTTTGACCCATTTTGGGTATCAGCAGGACAGCAACAAGGAAAAGCTGAAACGCAACATTGCCATTTTGCGGGCCTGGATGGCACGGGAACCCGACAATATTTTCGGCAACTACAAACTGGGCATGAATCTGCATTTTCGCGGCAACATCAGCGAAGGGTTGTATTTTCTTGGACGGGCATTCGACCTGGTCTGCAAGGTGAAAGACCGGTCCAGCTATCCCTTCCTGAAGGAGATGATCCCCTTCTATATCAATGAATTGATTCAAGATGGCCGGTCAGAGGACGCAAAGAGCGCCCGGGATACGGTTCTGGGTTGGGAGTGACCTCAGGCAGGCCAGATCGGTACCAGTTGTGCGGCAAGGTCGTCGGCCACTTGCACAAAGTCGTGACGCTGTTGGGCATCGAGGATGCGGGCGAGGAGGGGATTGATCTGTTCCGGGTCGATCCCCGCCTTGTTTTCCAGGCGCCATAGGACACAATCGATAAATCTCTGCATCGCTTCCCCCCCTTCGGCGTCACGCCCCTGACGGAAAAAGCGAATCGTCTGTTGCAGATGACCGGCACAATCGTCGGGATGAATCTGCAAGGCCTGTTGCATCTCCCGGCGTAGCGTAAACAAGGCGTGACGGGCCATGGCAACGGCAGTTTTTGCCTGATGGTTCCAGAATATTTCCAGGGCTTGAGAAAAATATTCCCGGGTTTCACTCCAGGAACCGCTGCATGCTGTCAGATTGCCCAGATCCATGAGACAGCGCGCATCTTCCAGGGGGAGGGGTTTGGCCTGTTTTTCGGCCAGGTGCAGACCTGCCCGGACTTCGAGCAATTGTTGCCGGGCGGCCCGCATGCGGCCATGGTGGCGCAAAAATTCTGCCACCACGCGCCCGGTACGGGCTTTTTGCCGGGCGTCGCCCAGGGCATAGGTCATGGATCGGGTCTCTTCCAACAGGCCGGCAGATTCTTGATAGCGTCCACTCTGCATGTGACTCTGCGCCAGAGAGCGCAAAGCCAGGATGCGCAAGGCCAGGCCCTGTTGATGCGACAAGGGCAGGGATGTGGCCATGGCCAGGGCGGCTGTTGCCAGCTTTGTGGCTTGATCACTCCTGTTTCGGTGGAGACAGACGGACGCTGCGCCGCACTGAATGGCGATCTGCTCCCCTGCATCCTGGTCGGGTGTCAGGCGTTCGAGAAGATCGAACAAAGAGGCTTCGGCCTGCGTATATCGATAGACAAGCAGATCTGTATCGGCCTGTTGCAAGCGGGATTGAATGTTCATCGACGCGAACGAGTGCAAAACGGGGAAGTGCAAGGGAGGAACTTTGCCGGCAAAGTCGGGGAGGGGAACGATGCTGTCTGCATCCCCATGACAGATTCCCTCGATGTTCGCCCCCCGACGGCTCAGATTGAAAAACACGACTTCCGGGTGGCTCCGCACATAATCTTCCAATTCCAACAGGGCACAGGACAAGGCCGGTGATGAGGCGACTTCGCCTCCCTGGCCATCCGGGAGCATGGTACCGGGATCAACCCGGACATTCCATTTCATGGCCGGGCAACCTGTCACATGACTTGTTCCCCCGGGAAAGGAAAAATCCGCTCCGGCCAGAATCACATGCGCCGCACCCATGCGCACCGCCAGATCCACCGCCGGATGCAACACACTGCCGGACGCATGCAACACGACCTGTCGGCGTCGTTGCCGGATATCCTCATAAATGGGCGATGCAGAACAGGCCAGATAGCGGGGACCGGGCCACTCTTGGAGGAGTGATGGATCGGCAGCCGGAAAGTATACCAGGGGAACCCGTGCCAGGGCCTTGTCACCCTGGAGATCTTGAAACAGAGTCAAAACAATGGGCTGGTGTTCCAGGGAGACCACGACATCAGGCAGTATTCCCGCCTGTCGCAAGGGAATCAAGGCACCATCGACGGCAATCAGGGGTGTTTCTTGCGAACGGCTGGCCAGACGGGCAAAATGATCGCTCAGGGTGGGACCGGCTCCGGCTACCAGGATCGTTCCTCCCGGATGTGTTCCAAAAAGGGCATCGATCCCGGGATCGTTCTGGATGACATCCTTGTTTTGACGAATTTTTTCCATCAGCAGGGGATGTTCCAGGAAGCGCCGGTCTGAATACTCTTTTTCGATGGACATGCGAACCCGGGCTGCCCATCTTTTGGCTGCCCATTCCGGTCCACTCAGGCGCAACGCCACGGGTATTGCCGCAAAAGGTTTTTGGACTCCATCCATCTCCTGCCAGATCAACAGTTCGGTGCGGGGATCGGCCAGCCATGTCCGATGGTCCATCACTTCCAGGATTTGGCGAAACAGACCGATATTGAGCAACACCACGGTCAACCGGGTGATTTCGGGTCGGGCCAGGAGAGTCTGGGGAAGGTGATGTCCACCCAGACCATAAATGAAGGCTGTCGTACTGCCTGTTGGCACATTGTCTGCCAACAAGCGTGCTTCGCCCCATGGATCGATCTGACTGAAAAGGCGCAGACCATCCACCAGCACGCCTGTACCATCCTGGACCCATTCCACACGATGTCGAGAGGAGGCCTGGCAGCAGAGACGCCATACATTCGGCCATCGCTGCCGAATGATCGGAATATTTGTCTCCCAATGGATCATGTCCGAATCCACCCATTCTCCGTGCAAGAGAATACAACTTGAAAGTACATGAAAATAAAATAGTATTTGCTACAACCTCAATATATTTCACCCTCCGTCGTCACCCCATCGCCCCCGGGACAATGCCCCGCAATGAATTTTTGGGCAAG
Above is a window of Magnetococcales bacterium DNA encoding:
- the hrpA gene encoding ATP-dependent RNA helicase HrpA, producing the protein MIGDRLHFQRRLQGMVQRLRRGESVDPEQLGRLARAVANARERLELRAQRLPHPEFPQELPVAQRREEIARLIRQHQVIVLSGETGSGKTTQIPKICLELGLGVAGMIGVTQPRRIAARTIAAYLARDLKTEIGRLVGFKIRFSDRVGPDACLKIMTDGILLAETRSDPLLTQYDALVIDEAHERGLNVDFLIGYVKRLLPRRPDLKIIISSATLDTEKFSRHFQNAPIVEVSGRTYPVEVRYRPVERPIEENADDEPDLEQAILTAVDELAALQPEGDILVFLPGEREIRELAEAMRKHHPPQTEILPLFARLSTTEQNRIFEPSNRLRIVLATNVAETSITVPGIRHVVDTGLARISRFSGRSRIQRLPIEKISQSAADQRKGRCGRLSPGVCIRLYSEEDFNHRPRFTEPEILRSSLAAVILRMKDLDLGPADRFPFVDRPNPKAIRDGLRLLRELGAIDNAERLTETGRQLAKLPIDPRLGRMLLAGQKLAALAEVLIIAAALHVQDPRERPHESRDKADNFHRQFQDPQSDFMTLLKLWAFIEQGAAQAKSKRKFRQFLKEAFLAPFRVREWQEIHQQLTRQLKESGILINEVPAGYAEIHQSLLTGLLGNIGCKVERREFTGVRQMTFHVFPGSGLFRKPPAWIVAAELVETTRLYARTCAWIEPQWVEMVAASLCSVSYLEPHWNNDLGQVMAWEKVTFQGLVVVPRRAVHYGPLFPEAAREIFIQSALVEGSLKTRSPFLEHNQQLVNEIRTLEHQARRRDLLVEDREIHDFYDQRLPAHVHATLAFEFWLRQIEKTDPHYLFLTREILLQEGAAGIAGDLYPGHLIIQGQELPLEYHFNPGSEGDGISVRIPLPLLNQMPVDPFEWLVPGMLREKVQALLRTLPKGYRRHLVPLPVTVERCLATPLPGHSSLVQALAERIFRLLGHHIPPEAWRPEGVADHLRMNFMIVAPDGDRILAQGRDLDQIRATLGREARESFQERPETPWERQGIVRWDFGDFPAMVAVQAGSRTIHAYAALRDDGDSVATVLLDAPEVAAETTRAGLRRLFLLQISRQIRELRKACQPGQAVRLAYAETGATQPLVEEIIQAAAERVFLAGSGDASRDSVSGIVSTNEICPVPTQSQFNDCLAQGTKAFFSTAMALHHLVTDILTRHHQIMLALAKTGTAAKSNLVPEIREQLAHLVYPGFLTETPPAWLAEYPRYLQAIVLRMERFALAPGKDRDRAATLAPFWKSFLDRQQRLRQYRRTQRATHPQLEQFRWLLEEFRVSLFAQELKTIQPVSPQRLNKWLASMDV
- a CDS encoding rhodanese-like domain-containing protein yields the protein MIRGVRQYWLLGALAAGLFASAPAMAEGEPAADGKPLGAEVAAKEQAYAKGVTIPPFKLGGIEIKQDRSKGVPDDFKDPASRKCKPFCAQPETIEGATTVKVEDFAKMADDINAGKIVIVDMRTPDWYAKGTLHGAINIPYSDLTGAETKAKAKLKKVEGKDVIAFCNGWWCGQSPTGIKAMETLGYKGKIYWFRGGNQDWVDAGLEFHKP
- a CDS encoding glycosyltransferase, whose product is MQETLRDGLSAVIIGRNEENFLPRTLPPLLDVADEIIFVDTGSDDRTMDIAEEFGCKIFRQPWQDDFSVPKNFGIDRARHSWILNVDCDEALDTQPKTRDKFAEKCLGDAEGKPVFIIHIDNLLANGTVKRQDAMRLFRNDPRIRFQNPIHESVCNSVYQNWPEFRPEKLDMRLTHFGYQQDSNKEKLKRNIAILRAWMAREPDNIFGNYKLGMNLHFRGNISEGLYFLGRAFDLVCKVKDRSSYPFLKEMIPFYINELIQDGRSEDAKSARDTVLGWE
- a CDS encoding DUF115 domain-containing protein, with the protein product MIHWETNIPIIRQRWPNVWRLCCQASSRHRVEWVQDGTGVLVDGLRLFSQIDPWGEARLLADNVPTGSTTAFIYGLGGHHLPQTLLARPEITRLTVVLLNIGLFRQILEVMDHRTWLADPRTELLIWQEMDGVQKPFAAIPVALRLSGPEWAAKRWAARVRMSIEKEYSDRRFLEHPLLMEKIRQNKDVIQNDPGIDALFGTHPGGTILVAGAGPTLSDHFARLASRSQETPLIAVDGALIPLRQAGILPDVVVSLEHQPIVLTLFQDLQGDKALARVPLVYFPAADPSLLQEWPGPRYLACSASPIYEDIRQRRRQVVLHASGSVLHPAVDLAVRMGAAHVILAGADFSFPGGTSHVTGCPAMKWNVRVDPGTMLPDGQGGEVASSPALSCALLELEDYVRSHPEVVFFNLSRRGANIEGICHGDADSIVPLPDFAGKVPPLHFPVLHSFASMNIQSRLQQADTDLLVYRYTQAEASLFDLLERLTPDQDAGEQIAIQCGAASVCLHRNRSDQATKLATAALAMATSLPLSHQQGLALRILALRSLAQSHMQSGRYQESAGLLEETRSMTYALGDARQKARTGRVVAEFLRHHGRMRAARQQLLEVRAGLHLAEKQAKPLPLEDARCLMDLGNLTACSGSWSETREYFSQALEIFWNHQAKTAVAMARHALFTLRREMQQALQIHPDDCAGHLQQTIRFFRQGRDAEGGEAMQRFIDCVLWRLENKAGIDPEQINPLLARILDAQQRHDFVQVADDLAAQLVPIWPA